The DNA sequence AGCGGCCTCTGTGGCTGCTTCTCCGATGTTCCTAACTGTATTAATCTGCTCTATTTATGTTACTTAGGACACTACAAGAAATATGTCGGTCAGAAATTTCTGATTTTCTTATAGTGAAAGTTACATATGATAGATTGTGTTAAATGAACATGTTAAATGCATTTTAAATTTAACATAATCCATTTAATATATACAGTAATCCTGTAGTCTAATACATGCATTCCATTTTTTTCCCAGGCTGCTTAACATTTTTTTGCCCCTGCATTACTTTTGGACGAATTGCAGAGATTGTCGATAATGGAAATACCTGTAAGAACCTGCATATGTCGTCATAAAAACCTgtttacatatatttattgtgtTTCGATTTTGCAGCTTGCGGCAGTGCTTGTGCTGTGCATGCAATTTTAGGATGTTACACTGGGTGCGGATGCTTACTTTCATGCTTGTATCGGTCTAAAATGAGAAAGCAATACATGCTTAAAAAAAGTCCTTGTGAAGATTGCTTGGTTCATTTGTTTTGCGGGATGTGTGCATTGTGCCAAGAATACCGTGAGCTTCATATCCGAGGATACGATAAACATAGTCGTGGAGTGACTATGGCTGTACCAAAGCCTGAAGGAGGAATGAGCCGATGAAGTTGAAGGCACCTACTTTGTTTCGATGGATAAGAAATGCTTGAATTTCGAAGAAAAAGGGCTGTCAGCTGTGTTTGCATTACATAGCTTGATTACTGTCCATATGTACATAGCTAAATGCCTGTATTGTGCCTGTATCAGTGTGTTTCATATGATAAATATCAGTTTGTTGTATTCTTCATCGTTACAAATTTCAAACATTTATACTATAAGTTATAATAAAAGGCCAACAAGCGTTTCATTCCCCTGCTTGCTGGTATATGAGCAATTGGTCGTTTGTAAAATTGATGCAAGATTTGGAGTAAACGCTATTTAAGGTTCCATTGTTGCTATCTTCCACGCCCTCGGGGAAAATGCTATCCACTAATTCTATAGAACATAAAAAACAAATGAAACAGCTAAAATGTGGCCCCTAGAAAAAAGAATAGTGCCATGATGAAAGAGAAATGATAATATTCAAGTGGACAATACTGTTCGTATCGTTTGATAGATTTGGATAGAAATCAAGAACATGAGGCAGGCAGGTAAACTTGGCTAATGACCGAGTTGTGGCATCATTATATATATAGTACATGATGAAAAGAAATTGGGCCTGCTAAATACAGACTTAAGATGATATATACATGTCTCCTAATAAGAATTTCCTAGTATATATTGATCAAGTGTTGACATTTGAATATGTACTCAACTCAAAATATTATGACCCGTTTTCAAACTTAAAATATTTCATTTGAAtttttatatttgatcaaataaCGTGTTTGGACGTGTAAAAAAATTGGTTTTAGATTTCGTCCAATATATTTAACTATTATTTCAAATATGAGAATTAAAAACGACAATTCAAATCATTTCATATAAAATCCATCGTTTAAAATGATTTGCATATTGCCAAACACATTCTTATAGAACTTGGAAATCCATTTGATATATGAATAAATAGATTTTATTCTGAGAAATTGAATCTCATTATCCTCTGTTGCTATCTAGCTCGATAGTTTTGCATTTCATAAAACTCGTAAATCGGTTTTATTGGGCTGAGTTATACTCGTTTTCGACATTCAAATACGTGGTCGAGTTCTACTTTAATCCGAATTTAAAAAAGTTGTCAGAAAATTCGAATctattgatttttaatttttgCGTATTCATCCCCTCAATTGAGCTAACCGGTTCTTAGAATACTCTAACCGTAAAGTTACTACATTCCTGTTAACAGATAATGAATTGTTAATATATCGGCTTAATTATAATTTAACCCTTAAAGTATAACACATTGTACACATAAACCCCTAAAGAAAAATTTTGTATATTTTAACTCTTCAAGTATTCGACCCGAATTTGGATTCGTGTACCAATTTGGTGACACTAACCCGACACTAATATATTCGTGTTTACCCACTTTGGTACACTAAAAAACACGgattatatattaaaaaaattaaatattaaaaaatgcAATAGATAATTAAATGGTCTTAAATAGTGAACAACAAAGTTCTGAATATAAAAGCAAGAAACAAGTGAAAAATGTTTTTGGGTACAACAAAATTACAAATTGTTcgatattcaaaagaaattaaaatcataaagtcaACTACTAGATCAAAATTAAGTAATATGTATGGATCTAAATTACAAAGAGAAGAGTTTGGAAGCGGGATATAAGTGTGTACAAGAGGGGCGGCCTATTAAATTGGGGGGAAATGAAAAGTAAAGGGACAAAAACTAAAACCCTAAATGCTCACATCTACTCAATAGAGATGTTCAAAAAATCCGAAGCCCGAAATCCGATCCGATCTGATCCGGAAAAAAGCCCGATCCAGAAAAAAACCCGGCCCGATTCGGCCCGGCCCGCGGGCATTAAATGGGCCTCCTTTTTTCTCGAAAATTCGGCCCTGCCCGAAGCCCGGATAAAAGCCCGGATTTTAAAAAGCCCGGATCGAAAAAAGTCCA is a window from the Apium graveolens cultivar Ventura chromosome 1, ASM990537v1, whole genome shotgun sequence genome containing:
- the LOC141674628 gene encoding protein PLANT CADMIUM RESISTANCE 2-like isoform X2, which produces MSHASSAALASWSSGLCGCFSDVPNCCLTFFCPCITFGRIAEIVDNGNTSCGSACAVHAILGCYTGCGCLLSCLYRSKMRKQYMLKKSPCEDCLVHLFCGMCALCQEYRELHIRGYDKHSRGVTMAVPKPEGGMSR
- the LOC141674628 gene encoding protein PLANT CADMIUM RESISTANCE 2-like isoform X1, producing the protein MSHASSAALASWSSGLCGCFSDVPNCINLLYLCYLGHYKKYVGCLTFFCPCITFGRIAEIVDNGNTSCGSACAVHAILGCYTGCGCLLSCLYRSKMRKQYMLKKSPCEDCLVHLFCGMCALCQEYRELHIRGYDKHSRGVTMAVPKPEGGMSR